The Ischnura elegans chromosome 9, ioIscEleg1.1, whole genome shotgun sequence genome includes the window GGGCAAATAAGGGCTGTTAATCGAAATGATGATATAATATATCAAACGCAtacattttcaatgctattcctcgcgattgtaAGTATTATATTTAGCAAATATTGAGCATAAATGGATCGCTCCCACCTCGTCGACGCGCTGCGAACAGTCTAGGGATCCGATTAAAACGTGCCTCAAGTGGCAACAGCATCAATCAAGCCTCAACCAACCTCTTCTATACTTATACGTTATCCCGTTGCCTTCGGCGatggaatgaaggaaaaaaaacaagcggACGTCATTATTAGCGCCATTTTTAACCCAGGGAATGGGCATTCTAAGGATTTGATATTTGGTCCCCAGAGTAATAAGCCCACAATGCATGTACGGCACTGTATACATATCCTTATAACACCCTCGCGTCATCATTCTCATGTTCCTGTCCCCTGAGGAATCAGTAGAAACAGGCGCCCGCCCAACGAATCCTTGTTCAAACACTATCAAGGCCAATTGTAGGAGTGAATATAAACAGAGTTCCGCTTGGCGGAGATTGTAGACTTGGCTCGAATTCGGATTGCAAGCATCGGTCTATGAAGACCCTCGACAAACatcaaatatgatttttatgataCGCGGAAACGTTGAAAACAGCTGAGCGAAGcaattccaaaataaattaatcgacCTGAGTTAGGAATGAGAAGAGGTAGGCGGGTGACGTCACCGCTTTGGTCCGAACATACTTCCATCAGCCTCAGTGGCACGTGAGCATTCGTGTCACGTGACTCGAAAAAAGAGAATATCGAAATGGTACTCTATTGCTGAGCCAAGAAAAATCAATTGAGGGAAGCTCAGTGAAATTTAACTGATGagtaaagtttaaatattttaatgcatcgcACTAAATTTTGTTATGGACCAAATTTTTCCTCCCGCACTCATCGAGGTTCAAATTTCCCACATCACGTGATTTATACGATGGGTGTTTACCGAAGAGCCCCTCCACTAATCTGAGGGTCGGAGCTGATACAAATAGCAGTTCGGCAGAGAATGAGAATGTAGGGTGTGCCCTTACAACACCGaggttacaaccaccggggcaGGGACCCAGTGCCTTAATTGATTCGCCCGAACAGTAAGAAGCCGTTCGGCAGTGGCGACATGAGTACACAAGCAAAAGTCACCATTGGCGCCAATTTCACGACTCCATGGGATTCATTTGCAGAGGAAGCGTTTGAAACAGAGTCCCCCGAGAGTGCTACGATGTGTTCGCCGCCGCACCCACCAAACATCCATCCCAGGGCGTCGATCATTCTCTGTCCTCTGAGAGAtccttggagagagagagagagaggcgcccCCTTCACCCATcacacccttccttccttcctcaaaCACTCTCCCGCGCAAATATTTCCCCACACAGTCCCCCCCACTCTCTCCCTCGTTGACTCATTCATCTTATCTGTCATCTTATCCTCCTCTACAAGGAAACAGTGAAGTCGCGGTGAGTAGCACTTTGCAGCGGTGGATTCACTCAACCTCAGCCGTAACCGAAAGCCGTACCATAGCCATCGTCTGAACGCGCGTTGATTACCGAATACTTCGCAACCCTGCTACTTAAGCGAAGTCAGCGCTGCTGGCGTGGCCGAGACCGAAAAAGGAAGTATGAAGAGAAGGACTGTACCATCATATCGAGCAAAGCGAGAGCTACAAAGGGTTGGGCAGAAGTTTCCGCGAGTAGCAAGTGGATCTTATCCTTGAGTCATTCGTATTTTTGAATATCCTGTAAGGTAGATATAGATTTAAAGTGGATGCAGGTTGTTTATTATCCATGCTCCAGCTGTGTCCGCGGTGATCACTTTATAATCTCCATATTTCGGACGTATTGGGCAATACGTTTGATGACGCAGGCTTTAGCTCTCTAAAGAACTGTTGTGATAATCAAATGATGATTTTTGGGCACATTTTTGGGATTCCGGACCACTGCGCGAGGCGACAATGTTCTTCAAATCTCCATGGCGACCAAGGTATCAACAGCGAGCGAATGTAAGTGAGGACGGAAGCGACGGGGGAGACatctgcacctcgattatgtaaatgtgacagcgacgacggcgatagatgaccatcacgttctcctatcacgttccgctgtatcacgcgatcatgtaagccaccgtcatcgcgcgtatcatacaggtacgagcgcgtgaggttggtatcattgagaaatctgaagagccaatgaaatccttcgacacatctctgaccgataatgcgtcgtctgcggagagtttgaaataacaataacaaacaactaaaacatataatggaggcagttcaaagctaagtacttcgcttcgccaatagataatattataattaagtactcgtattatggtaaagttatggggaaagtgtagtattacttttcgatgtgtgataacgtaatctattatgctaatgctcgccgggagatgctgcaaattatttgctatatcgtagagaatggtcgaaaagtcgtggccttggattgaaactaattaatgttgaaatgataatgcaagtgtaatcgcgctagcgatttgaatagttagttaatagttgatttatgatgattaaaaattgaaaaggagtttaacggtgttgatatgttggagaacgtacttgacaaatgttgataatttaacttcgatataaagtaattgacgtttgaatcacggatgtacttcaattagcagtactttccaatttgctgtgtaaaataaagctgctcaatcgaattcaccaccatgcgcatataacaattgaacaacgtggacaactataaagtcaacagagcactccagttgaaataattaagaattatattggtttttaatcgatcatagggcatttttaaattaaataaacaataattttttgctaatatatgcatttagtgctcgtttttatgtcagcatatgcttgtcaccatgggtttcgaacgtgataggccgacgacgctcgcagcgtgataaagagagcgatcacggtttcataatcgctgctatcaccttccgtcgtgggaatcgcgttgcccctggcaacgacatcgctctcacccttctcacagttacataattaggGTGCTGGAGGCGGGTGACGGAAACGGAGGGAGAAAGTTAGGCGACCATCGCCACTTGTAGATTCGTCGAATGGAGTGTGGGGtaggggaaggagggggaggaagagggatGGGGGAGGGAGGTGACAGGGAAGAGGTGACGACGTCGTCCATTAAAGCAAGGAGCATCACATTTATAAACGAATTCTTTTCACACGCGTCATCAAAAAATTTTCCTATCGTGACGTAATCTATCAAGGTTAGGGTGGAATTACTTAAGGAAAACGAGGCCCTCCACTCAgacctaaatttaaatttaacatgacACAATTTACGCGAACAGATGGAAAATATAGATGGATGGGAAAGATTCGCTAGATGGAAGAATACAAAAAGATAAgctaagaatgaaaaataatcttcctCGTTCGCCATTCTCTTATGAGAACTAGTAGTCAAAATTCAAAATGttgtatcttcatcattctatGCTACCAATGGTGTTCCCCAAGGTTCACACTTGGGTCCccttcttttcttgattttcgtTGATGATAATGGTGCTTCTCTAAACTCAATAAGACATCTTATGTATGCTGATAATTTGAAGATATTCCATGCCATTGATTCAAGCAAAGATGTAGCAGATCTGCAGTTGTTTATCTTCTCTTGCTTCCTGGTGTGAGATTAATTCACCGCagctaaatataaataaatgtaacatTCTTACCTTTCACAGAGAGAAACTTCCTTACCTAAATAACTACTACTTATCAGGGTATTCATTAAGTAGGGTTCATGATAAACAGGACCTTGGGGTACTGTCTGATTCACATCTAACAGTTAATACGCAAATTGATAATATAGTTAGCAAAGCTTACAAATTACTTGGATTCATTTGTCAACATTGTAAAGACTTTAGCAATATTATCGCATACCGATTGATGTACATTACTTTAGTTAGATCTATACTCGAATACTGTTCATTGGTTTGGAATCCATACTAATTGAAATATGAATCCACTATTGTAAGGGtccagaataaatttttaatactggTTGCTTTTAGATATAGAATTGATAGAAAGAGTGGATCATACACTGAATCGTTACATTTACTTAATCTATATACACTGTACAACAGTAGAAAACAATAGGGTTTGATGTTCTTACATGCGTTGTTAAATAACCAAGTCCAATGTGCTGATTTGTTAGGTCTTATTGATATAAGTGTTCCTGCATTACATACAAGATCTCAGAATATATTTTCCCTCCCATATACATAGTAgttgcaattaaatattttatttacctatgTACAGGATAGTAAGAGATTTTAATTATACATGCTCAGatgttgatatttttcatcaatcaaagtttttatataaaaattccttGCAGACCAATTTTTGATTGCCTACCTAACTAGTCTGTTTCATTCTTTAGTACAAATTTCAGTATATATTTAACTATAATTTATTGTCAGTCCacatttaactattttcttttaattttaaaatgtatgtctagttttactcttcattttcttttattcatgtTTCCATCACTGTCTCAAATGAAGATTAATATTTGTATCACACTTCTTCTTAGTATGTCTAATATTCCTTGTCCGCTTTTTTAtggcatttacatttttttacggaTAATTGTGGAATTACtgtaatttaatttgtaaaaggGCTTGTgcccgttaaaataaataaatattattactattaaaatgaGCTAAAATTAAAagtgcaaaaatttcattttaaatgagttAGCGACGTCATCAATGCCCTGGTTCATCATATCGttcagaaagagagagagatatttcTCGATCCTTGACGAAAAAAGCCCAAACGCCGAAAAGCctatggacgaagcaagaaagaaatagtaaaatagcgcaggcgaagagggctttcgaCAGGAAGAAGAAtcatcttacagctgagaatacaagaatagaagtaaggaaaaaattcattacatgatacacatggagcatgtttctctaaggGAGCGAGGCccggacgttgacagcagcagaagagaagtcaagagtggaagcactggaaatgtggttctaccattgaaggacaggtggaagggagagagaaagggcAATGGACAGCtctaaatgagttacatagggcatgttataaatgatgtgaaagagaagaaatacgtcgatgtgaaaaggttagcggataagagagaggaatggagagctgcgtcaaaccaatcttagaattgttgactaataacGATGATGGAGCGGATTGGTTTAGGACTTCTTTTTTTCCAACACAATAAGGAACTTTAATTAGAGCAAGGTCGAACTCATTTGCGAAACCACTCCAACGTGTGCCTACTTCCTTTCGTTACTTGacacattaattatttcttaCAGTTAAACGAATGGCATTCCTACACGCCTATTGAGGGGACTTCCTgagcagtatgtagatgtagatattaagAGAACCTTTCGCTCATTATTTCGCTAAATATTTCGCTCATTGTATAAAATGCTTAGGGAGTGTTTTACGAGATCTAACTAATTGCTCAAGCCTAGGAAAATTGCGTCATCTGCGCTGAAATTCGACAATTAATGTTCAACACACGATGAAGTATAAAATGATTGACAAATAATCGACTGCGAATACAATTCTGAATGCACCCGGGGAGCAaaattgagattgaaaacaattcaTATAGCAAAGCCGTTACACCATTTGCAAACACTCAGATTAAGAGCTCACTGACCCAATGACAGAGGAAACATTGGTGTTAAACAACAGGAAGACCACATTCTACCATTCCATTGTGTGGTATAAACatactatgttgttgatcttaattttaataattgtatttgtcgtggcaacacttaagttgtttacttaaactgtgttattcttgctgaataaaaccttgattaggtttttactgaaactgatattttactacaatttattcagcaagaattctTTAGTAAGATGGAACAGCTTTTAAAGCCAGAAAGATTTGATACTGACCCTTCACATGTGGGTGCTGAATCGAAGTGGAAACACTGGAAAAGAACATTTGCTAATTTCCTGGGCCAAGTGAACAAGGTTTCAGAAGATGGTAAACTGCAATTACTCTGCAATTATGTATCTGCTAACGTCTTTCGGTATATTAGTGACTCAGAAAACTACTCAGATGCCATCAAAATACTAGATTCATTATATATcacaaaacgaaatgaaatatttgcaagacACTGCCTAGCATCTAGAACTCAGCAGACGGGTGAATCAGTCGATGAATATCTCCAGGTATTAAAACAAATGAGCAAAGATTGTGAATTTCAAGCAGTAACAGCTGATAAATATAAAGATGAGTACATAAGGGATTCTTTCATACGAGGCCTCAAGAGCTCTCGTATTCGAGAAAGATTACTGGAAAACACCAACGTCACATTAGAGAAGGCCCATGACCAGGCTAGGTCACTTGAGCTGGCTGAGCTACATTCAGCGTCTTATCTGAATACAGCAGATTCAACTCCTGTTGCTGCTGCTGACCATAGAGAAGATAGCCCTGAAGATACTACAACAACATCAGCTGCTTTGGTACGatctgaaaaatgtttcttttgtggtAACAAACGGCACCCAAGGGACTCTTGCCCAGCAAAGGATATTATCTGTAGAGGTTGCGGAAAAAAAGGACATTACCAAAAAGTATGTAAATCAAGATTTAAGCATTCATCTACAAATTCAACAGCTTCTACGTCGTTTTTGGCTTCTGCAGTAACAGCACCTCTATGCCTTCAAAAATCCATGACTAAGGTATTGATCAATGGAGTGGAACTAAATGCACTTATCGATACTGGAAGTTCTCTTAGTTTCTTGAATGAACGTTTTGTGGAGAGATGCGGAATAGTCGTTAAGCCTTACTCCGGTAAGATAACCATGGCTAATTCTTCTTTGAGTTCTGATGTTACTGGATGTGGTACGCTGACCTTGAAGATTCAGACCTATACATATGCAAATATTAAGgtgttaatcatgaaaaatctgTGTGCTGACTTCCTGATTGGGCACGATCTTCTGAAGAGTCACTCATCTGTAGAAATAGAATTCCATGGAGAACAAACACCTCTTAAAATCTGCTCACTAGCTACTGCTCGAGTTCCAGCAGCATCGCTATTTGCCAATCTCACACCAGACTGCAAACCCGTCATAACTAAGTCAAGACGTCACACAGAATCCGACAAAATATTCATCGCTGctgaagtggaaaaattgctcaaAGAAGGTGTAATAGAACCTAGTAACTCACCATGGCGTGCTCAAGTTTTTGTAGTTAAGGGAGAAAATCATAAACCTAGGATGGTAGTTGACTACTCACaaactattaataaatttacaatgctTGATGCCTACCCTCTCCCAAGAATAGAGGAGTTGGTACGGAATGTATCACAATACAAGATATTCAGCACCATTGACCTCAAGAGTGCCTATCACCAAGTACCTATTCTAGAATCAGATAAGCCATATACTGCTTTTGAAGCTGCTGGAAAACTTTACCAGTTCCGCAGAATTCCTTTCGGGGTAACTAACGGTGTCCCAGCTTTCCAGAGAAACATTGACAGAATTATCAAGGAAGAAAAGCTCAAAGGTACTTTTCCTTATCTAGATGATGTAACAGTTTGCGGCCATGACCAACAGGAACATGACCaaaatttggaaagatttttagGTGCAGTAGAAAAGTATAATCTGACATTAAACcaagataaatgtaaatattcaactaaatctgtgaaaatattaggatatCTGATCGAAGATAGAGTTATAAAGCCTGATCCGGATAGGCTTGCACCTTTGATGAACCTACCTGTCCCAAATGACATGCCAGCCCTTCAGAGAACCTTAGGTATGTTTGCTCACTATTGCCGATGGATTCCcaaattttcagagaagattCGCCCTTTTCTGGTAAAAGGACCATTCCCGCTGTCTGAAGAAGCTGTGACAACATTCAATTCACTCAAGAAAGATGTAGCAGAGGCATCACTCTCtgcaatagaagaaaatacaccTTTTCGAGTAGAAACTGACGCTTCAGAGTTTGCCATTGGGGCCACCCTGAGTCAAGCCGAACGTCCCATTGCCTTTTTCTCTAGGACACTTAATGCAGCTGAGCAAAGACATTCCTCTGTTGAGAAGGAAGCTTATGCTATTGTGGAATCACTGAGGAACTGGAGACACTACCTTATCGGAAGACATTTTGAGGTCATCACTGACCAGAGGTCTGTTGCCTTCATGTTTGATCAGTATCactcaagtaaaataaagaatgagaaaattatgagatggcGACTTGAATTAGCTAATTACAAATTCGATATCATTTACCGACCAGGCAACCAAAACACAACTGCAGACACAATGTCGAGGATTACAGCAAGTACCTacttagagggaagaatgaaccTCAAAGAACTACATGATGCTTTATGTCATCCGGGTGTAACAAGAATGCACCACTGGGTTAGAGCTAAAAACCTGCCCTACACACTAGAAGAAATTAAAGGAGTGATTAATTCTTGCACCTGCTGCAATGAATTAAAACCTCGATTCTGTAGAAATGAAGGGCAGCTTATAAAGGCAACTTCTCCATTTGAGAGATTAAGCTTAGACTTCAAAGGACCCTTACCTAGCTCATCCAAGAACCGTTTTCTACTGACTATTGTTGATGAATATTCAAGGTTCCCTTTTGCATTTCCTTGTACAGATATTTCGGCATCTACTGTTGTGAGAGTATTGACTATGGTGTTTTCGCTCTTTGGTACACCAGCTTATATACATTCCGACAGAGGAGCTTCGTTCATGTCACATGAACTGAAATCATTTCTCACCTCCTTAGGCGTTGCTACAAGTAGAACTACTGCCTACAGCCCCCAAGGAAATGGTCAGGTCGAAAGATACAATGGAATAATATGGAAGACTGTACTTTTGACCTTAAAGTCAAAAGGGTTAAAGACAGAACAATGGGAAGAAGTGCTTCAGTCAGCACTTCACTCTATTAGATCACTGTTGTGCACCTCAACAAATGCTACCCCACATGAACGTATGTTCACTCATCCCAGAAGATCTTTCAATGGTCGCTCCTTGCCTACATGGTTAACTAAACCAGgtcaagttttaatgaaaaaccatttgcGGCACAGCAAGTATGACCCGATTGTTCAGGAAGTCGAATTAATAGAGGCAAATCCAGACTATGCATATGTAAAGCTTCCCAATGGGCAAGAATCAAGTGTTTCCATTAGACATTTGGCTCCAAGAGGGGACTTCCCAGTCAAGCTTGACGGACCTCCCTTGAGCCCATCTATTGACTCCGGAGAACTGACATCACAAAACTCCTCATGCGATGAAGAGACAGGGCAAGATAAGGGCATACCTAATTCGAGTAAGAGTGTCTCTGAACAACCCAAGAGTCCATCTCCACAGAAAGGTTCTCCACGTGGACGGCAGCGAAGGCTACCAGCCTATCTAAATGACTACATCAGATACTAATCGATTTTTAGTGGGGGTGAATGTGGTATAAACatactatgttgttgatcttaattttaataattgtatttgtcgtggcaacacttaagttgtttacttaaactgtgttattcttgctgaataaaaccttgattaggtttttactgaaactgatattttactacaCATTGGATACATATACGTTCACTCACCCAGGTTTGTTTCCCGCAGGCTTCCTCGAATTCAGTCTCCagttttcaggaaaaaatcctTGACAGTGCTGAAACTAGAGAAGAGGTGAATCATGAGCCAAATAAAGAGATAACGAAAGAAAATGTAtctattttaaactaaaattacaCTGA containing:
- the LOC124165868 gene encoding uncharacterized protein LOC124165868 produces the protein MEQLLKPERFDTDPSHVGAESKWKHWKRTFANFLGQVNKVSEDGKLQLLCNYVSANVFRYISDSENYSDAIKILDSLYITKRNEIFARHCLASRTQQTGESVDEYLQVLKQMSKDCEFQAVTADKYKDEYIRDSFIRGLKSSRIRERLLENTNVTLEKAHDQARSLELAELHSASYLNTADSTPVAAADHREDSPEDTTTTSAALVRSEKCFFCGNKRHPRDSCPAKDIICRGCGKKGHYQKVCKSRFKHSSTNSTASTSFLASAVTAPLCLQKSMTKVLINGVELNALIDTGSSLSFLNERFVERCGIVVKPYSGKITMANSSLSSDVTGCGTLTLKIQTYTYANIKVLIMKNLCADFLIGHDLLKSHSSVEIEFHGEQTPLKICSLATARVPAASLFANLTPDCKPVITKSRRHTESDKIFIAAEVEKLLKEGVIEPSNSPWRAQVFVVKGENHKPRMVVDYSQTINKFTMLDAYPLPRIEELVRNVSQYKIFSTIDLKSAYHQVPILESDKPYTAFEAAGKLYQFRRIPFGVTNGVPAFQRNIDRIIKEEKLKGTFPYLDDVTVCGHDQQEHDQNLERFLGAVEKYNLTLNQDKCKYSTKSVKILGYLIEDRVIKPDPDRLAPLMNLPVPNDMPALQRTLGMFAHYCRWIPKFSEKIRPFLVKGPFPLSEEAVTTFNSLKKDVAEASLSAIEENTPFRVETDASEFAIGATLSQAERPIAFFSRTLNAAEQRHSSVEKEAYAIVESLRNWRHYLIGRHFEVITDQRSVAFMFDQYHSSKIKNEKIMRWRLELANYKFDIIYRPGNQNTTADTMSRITASTYLEGRMNLKELHDALCHPGVTRMHHWVRAKNLPYTLEEIKGVINSCTCCNELKPRFCRNEGQLIKATSPFERLSLDFKGPLPSSSKNRFLLTIVDEYSRFPFAFPCTDISASTVVRVLTMVFSLFGTPAYIHSDRGASFMSHELKSFLTSLGVATSRTTAYSPQGNGQVERYNGIIWKTVLLTLKSKGLKTEQWEEVLQSALHSIRSLLCTSTNATPHERMFTHPRRSFNGRSLPTWLTKPGQVLMKNHLRHSKYDPIVQEVELIEANPDYAYVKLPNGQESSVSIRHLAPRGDFPVKLDGPPLSPSIDSGELTSQNSSCDEETGQDKGIPNSSKSVSEQPKSPSPQKGSPRGRQRRLPAYLNDYIRY